In Herbaspirillum sp. WKF16, one genomic interval encodes:
- a CDS encoding AMP-binding protein has protein sequence MPATPDTELLQTMPALLARNVAQRGDAIAFIDGEREISYREFDRMAAHTAAWLHQQGVRPGDRVAVWLVNRMEWLAMYFGLARLGAAMMTVNTRYRSHELAYILERSEASLLVLQLNFRKIDFPAVLRDVPADAARTLQKVVVVDAGGAAMPPSVLGKPTVAFDLAGLQDAAMAPVDDVSSPEAHSILFTTSGTTSGPKLVLHPQRTVTTHSQRVAPAYGFTEEGTRLLAALPFAGVFGFNAAMAAFAAGKPIVVMDTFDGPGAAQLINRHRITHVFGSDEMFRRIIENGRGDLPFPSARVFGFACFHPGIVEYTQAAWARGIPMIGLYGSSEVQALFSLQQRALPLEERIKGGGMPASHGIGAEVRIRDVDSGELVAAGQSGAVEIRADTNFIGYLNNPEATARAIDADGFFRTGDVGYLRADGSFVYVTRQGDAMRLGGYLVSPVEIEDVIKTVPGVADVQVVSVDIGNQARPVAFVIAEAGSSPAEQDMVRAAGAALAAFKVPARIWLVDEFPTTQSSNGTKIQRVKLRDMALQRLAQAA, from the coding sequence ATGCCTGCGACCCCCGACACCGAACTGCTGCAGACCATGCCGGCGCTGCTGGCGCGCAACGTCGCCCAGCGCGGCGACGCCATCGCCTTCATCGACGGCGAGCGCGAGATCAGCTACCGCGAGTTCGACCGCATGGCTGCGCATACCGCGGCCTGGCTGCACCAGCAAGGCGTGCGCCCCGGCGACCGCGTGGCGGTATGGCTGGTCAACCGCATGGAATGGCTGGCCATGTATTTCGGCCTGGCCCGGCTGGGCGCGGCCATGATGACGGTCAACACGCGCTACCGCTCGCACGAGCTGGCCTACATCCTGGAGCGCTCGGAAGCGTCGCTGCTGGTGCTGCAGCTGAACTTCCGCAAGATCGACTTCCCCGCCGTGCTGCGCGACGTGCCGGCCGACGCCGCGCGCACCCTGCAGAAGGTGGTGGTGGTGGACGCCGGCGGCGCCGCCATGCCGCCCTCCGTGCTGGGCAAACCGACCGTGGCCTTCGACCTCGCCGGCCTGCAAGATGCGGCCATGGCGCCGGTCGATGATGTCTCCTCGCCCGAGGCGCACAGCATCCTCTTCACCACCTCCGGCACCACTTCCGGCCCCAAGCTGGTGCTGCACCCGCAGCGCACGGTGACCACCCACAGCCAGCGCGTGGCGCCGGCCTACGGCTTCACCGAAGAAGGCACGCGCCTGCTGGCGGCGTTGCCGTTCGCCGGCGTGTTCGGCTTCAACGCGGCGATGGCGGCGTTCGCGGCCGGCAAGCCCATCGTCGTGATGGACACCTTCGACGGCCCCGGCGCGGCGCAACTGATCAACCGGCACCGCATCACGCACGTGTTCGGCAGCGACGAGATGTTCCGCCGCATCATCGAGAACGGCCGCGGCGACCTGCCCTTCCCCAGCGCGCGCGTGTTCGGCTTCGCCTGCTTCCACCCGGGCATCGTCGAATACACCCAGGCGGCCTGGGCGCGCGGCATCCCCATGATCGGGCTGTACGGCTCTTCCGAGGTGCAGGCGCTGTTCTCGCTGCAGCAGCGCGCGCTGCCGCTGGAAGAACGCATCAAGGGCGGCGGCATGCCGGCCAGCCACGGCATCGGCGCCGAGGTGCGCATCCGCGACGTCGACAGCGGCGAGCTGGTGGCGGCCGGGCAAAGCGGCGCGGTGGAGATCCGCGCCGACACCAATTTCATCGGCTACCTGAACAACCCCGAGGCCACCGCCCGCGCGATCGACGCCGATGGCTTCTTCCGCACCGGCGACGTCGGCTACCTGCGCGCCGACGGCAGCTTCGTCTACGTCACGCGCCAGGGCGACGCCATGCGCCTGGGCGGCTACCTGGTAAGCCCGGTGGAGATCGAGGATGTGATCAAGACCGTGCCCGGCGTGGCCGACGTGCAGGTGGTGTCGGTCGACATCGGCAACCAGGCGCGGCCGGTCGCCTTCGTCATCGCCGAGGCCGGCAGCAGTCCGGCCGAGCAGGACATGGTGCGCGCCGCCGGCGCCGCGCTGGCCGCGTTCAAGGTGCCTGCGCGGATCTGGCTGGTGGACGAGTTCCCCACCACGCAGAGTTCCAACGGCACCAAGATCCAGCGCGTCAAGCTGCGCGACATGGCGCTGCAGCGGCTGGCCCAGGCCGCGTAA
- a CDS encoding MaoC/PaaZ C-terminal domain-containing protein — protein MSSHYLEDFKPGQLFTSGGRTITEADLTMFSMISGDWNPIHADAEFARGTRYGQRLVHGTLGIAICTGMLHQLGIFEKSVIAMLGLREWNFKLPIVVGDTVHLELEILSVEPGKSGRSGKLGRRFRLINQRGEVAQEGDSDVLVLTREGARQQEAGQS, from the coding sequence ATGAGTTCGCACTACCTGGAAGACTTCAAACCCGGCCAGCTGTTCACCAGCGGCGGGCGCACCATCACCGAGGCCGACCTCACCATGTTCTCGATGATATCGGGCGACTGGAACCCGATCCACGCCGACGCCGAGTTCGCGCGCGGCACGCGCTACGGCCAGCGGCTGGTGCACGGCACGCTGGGCATCGCCATCTGCACCGGCATGCTGCACCAGCTCGGCATCTTCGAGAAATCGGTGATCGCCATGCTGGGCCTGCGCGAGTGGAACTTCAAGCTGCCCATCGTGGTGGGCGACACGGTGCATCTCGAACTGGAGATCCTGTCGGTGGAGCCCGGCAAGAGTGGGCGCAGCGGCAAGCTGGGGCGGCGCTTCCGCCTGATCAACCAGCGCGGCGAGGTGGCGCAGGAAGGCGACAGCGACGTGCTGGTGCTCACGCGCGAAGGGGCGCGCCAGCAAGAGGCAGGCCAATCATGA
- a CDS encoding enoyl-CoA hydratase/isomerase family protein encodes MSALVVREDRNGLCTLTLNRPEKMNALTVQMFLELHEHVTALEQQGETVGAVLLRGAGRCFSAGNDLRDLAAGQPLPVPHLQARTIDRLARLPQPVIVAVHGHCYTGALELALAGDLIVASHSARFADTHAKWALTPLWGMSQRLPRRVGAARAKEIMLLGRTYTGVQAAELGLANFCYSDEAFEAQVEALARELLAGSWFSHRANKRLLLETDGLPLEAGLAHEVFRNAGKGPDMQERIAAFGKK; translated from the coding sequence ATGAGCGCGCTGGTGGTGCGCGAAGACCGCAACGGGTTGTGCACGCTGACGCTGAACCGGCCGGAGAAGATGAACGCGCTGACGGTGCAGATGTTCCTGGAGCTGCATGAGCACGTGACGGCGCTGGAGCAGCAGGGCGAGACCGTGGGCGCGGTGCTGCTGCGCGGCGCCGGCCGCTGCTTCTCGGCCGGCAACGACCTGCGCGACCTGGCCGCCGGCCAGCCCCTGCCCGTGCCTCACCTGCAGGCGCGCACCATCGACCGCCTGGCGCGGCTGCCGCAACCGGTGATCGTCGCGGTGCACGGCCATTGCTACACCGGCGCGCTGGAGCTGGCGCTGGCGGGCGACCTCATCGTCGCCTCGCACTCCGCCAGGTTCGCCGACACCCATGCCAAATGGGCGCTCACGCCGCTATGGGGCATGAGCCAGCGCCTGCCGCGCCGCGTCGGAGCGGCGCGCGCGAAGGAGATCATGCTGCTGGGCCGCACCTATACCGGCGTCCAGGCCGCCGAACTGGGCCTGGCCAATTTCTGTTACAGCGACGAGGCCTTCGAGGCGCAGGTCGAGGCGCTGGCGCGCGAGCTGCTGGCCGGCTCCTGGTTCTCGCACCGCGCCAACAAGCGCCTGCTGCTGGAGACCGACGGCCTGCCGCTGGAGGCGGGCCTGGCGCACGAAGTGTTCCGCAACGCCGGCAAGGGGCCGGACATGCAGGAGCGCATCGCCGCCTTCGGCAAGAAATGA
- a CDS encoding NAD(P)H-dependent flavin oxidoreductase, which produces MNSPENRDAMTDLLLPSPSALPGRLRLPVIGSPMFLVSNPALVIAQCCAGVVGSFPALNARPQEELEVWLDQIESALREHQRVNPKAVVAPYAVNLIVHQSNHRLQDDLALCVKHRVPIVITSLHAPDQVVEKVHAYGGIVLHDVTTLRHAKKAIGAGVDGLILVCAGAGGHAGALSPFALASEVRAIFDGLLVLGGAISHGQGILAAQALGCDLAYLGTRFIASEESSAAPLHKQMIVDGSADDILYTPHFSGVPGNYLKPSIRNAGLDPDNLQKEDKSSVDFGKPKRWKDIWGSGQGIGAISAVLPAAAIVDQLHAEYRLASQRLGIPG; this is translated from the coding sequence ATGAATTCCCCGGAAAACCGCGACGCCATGACCGACCTGCTGCTGCCCTCTCCCTCCGCCCTGCCCGGGCGCCTGCGCCTGCCGGTGATCGGCTCGCCGATGTTCCTGGTGTCCAATCCGGCGCTGGTGATCGCCCAGTGCTGCGCCGGCGTGGTCGGTTCGTTCCCGGCGCTCAATGCGCGCCCGCAGGAAGAACTGGAGGTGTGGCTGGACCAGATTGAAAGCGCGCTGCGCGAACATCAGCGCGTGAATCCCAAGGCAGTGGTGGCGCCGTATGCGGTCAACCTGATCGTGCACCAGTCCAACCACCGCCTGCAGGACGACCTCGCGCTCTGCGTGAAGCACCGGGTGCCCATCGTGATCACCTCGCTGCACGCGCCCGACCAGGTGGTGGAGAAGGTGCACGCCTACGGCGGCATCGTGCTGCACGACGTCACCACGCTGCGCCATGCGAAGAAGGCCATCGGCGCCGGCGTGGACGGCCTGATCCTGGTGTGCGCCGGGGCCGGCGGCCACGCGGGCGCGCTGTCGCCGTTCGCGCTGGCATCCGAAGTGCGCGCCATCTTCGACGGCCTGCTGGTGCTGGGCGGCGCCATCAGCCACGGCCAGGGCATCCTCGCCGCGCAGGCGCTGGGCTGCGACCTGGCCTACCTGGGCACGCGCTTCATCGCCTCGGAAGAATCCTCGGCCGCGCCGCTGCACAAGCAGATGATCGTCGATGGCAGCGCCGACGACATCTTGTATACGCCGCACTTTTCCGGGGTGCCCGGCAACTACCTCAAACCCAGCATCCGCAACGCCGGCCTCGACCCGGACAACCTGCAGAAGGAAGACAAGTCGTCGGTGGACTTCGGCAAGCCCAAGCGCTGGAAGGACATCTGGGGCAGCGGCCAGGGCATCGGCGCCATCTCCGCCGTGCTGCCGGCGGCCGCCATCGTCGACCAGCTGCATGCCGAATACCGGCTGGCCTCGCAGCGGCTGGGAATCCCCGGCTGA
- a CDS encoding GntR family transcriptional regulator — translation MGTNPSVKSSSQIAVRITEAILARQLAPGTRLGEQQLADLFGVSRTLVREALTRLMARGIVTVSARRGWFVIEPTPEEAREAFEARRVIELGLLRQARMRPIADEAVRQLREHIVREEAAIAGADVGARSYLLGDFHVCLCECLGNSLLSETLRDLTARTTLTAMLHQSSEQAEDSCSEHVQIVEALERGDLEQAEQLMQAHLLHVESGLNQVRSSDPLEPLRQALAPVSRTAAVKTAAVTDLMSHRSNQTKRP, via the coding sequence ATGGGCACAAATCCTTCCGTCAAATCTTCTTCGCAGATCGCGGTGCGCATCACCGAGGCGATCCTGGCCAGGCAACTGGCGCCGGGAACCCGGCTCGGCGAGCAGCAGTTGGCCGACCTGTTCGGCGTCTCGCGCACCCTGGTGCGCGAGGCGCTGACGCGGCTGATGGCGCGCGGCATCGTGACGGTCAGCGCCCGGCGCGGCTGGTTCGTGATCGAACCGACGCCCGAGGAAGCGCGCGAAGCCTTCGAGGCGCGCCGCGTGATCGAGCTTGGCCTGTTGCGCCAGGCCCGCATGCGGCCCATCGCCGACGAGGCGGTGCGCCAGCTGCGCGAGCACATCGTGCGCGAGGAAGCGGCCATCGCCGGCGCCGACGTGGGCGCGCGCAGCTACCTGCTGGGCGATTTCCACGTCTGCCTGTGCGAATGCCTGGGCAACTCGCTGCTCTCGGAGACGCTGCGCGACCTCACGGCGCGCACGACGCTGACGGCGATGCTGCACCAGTCGTCGGAGCAGGCGGAGGATTCGTGTTCGGAACATGTGCAGATCGTCGAGGCGCTGGAACGCGGCGATCTGGAACAAGCGGAACAACTGATGCAGGCCCACCTGCTGCATGTTGAATCCGGCCTGAACCAGGTGCGCAGCAGCGATCCGCTGGAACCGCTGCGGCAAGCGCTGGCGCCGGTGTCGCGCACGGCGGCCGTGAAGACCGCGGCCGTCACCGATCTCATGTCTCACCGCAGTAACCAAACCAAAAGGCCTTAG
- a CDS encoding transporter substrate-binding domain-containing protein codes for MKLTKLLLGLMAGAMLFTATAARAEALDDIQKNGTLRVAVPADFPPFGSVDADLKPLGFDIDVATLIAKKMGVKVELIPVSSANRIPYLTTKKVDLVISSMGKNAEREKVIDFSTAYAPFFNGVFGPADLSVKSAADLAGKTIAVTRGSVEDLELTKIIPANATVKRYEDNNSTISSFLSGQVQLVATGNVVAAAIIAKNPPKKPETKFLIKDSPCFIGLNKGEKKLQDKVDAILADAKKDGSLNAISQKWLGLPLPAGL; via the coding sequence ATGAAACTGACCAAACTCCTGCTCGGCCTGATGGCCGGCGCCATGCTGTTCACCGCCACCGCCGCGCGCGCCGAGGCGCTGGACGATATCCAGAAGAACGGCACGCTGCGCGTGGCCGTGCCGGCCGACTTCCCGCCGTTCGGATCGGTCGACGCCGACCTCAAGCCGCTGGGCTTCGACATCGACGTGGCCACCCTGATCGCCAAGAAGATGGGCGTGAAGGTGGAACTGATCCCGGTCTCCAGCGCCAACCGCATTCCCTACCTGACCACCAAGAAGGTGGACCTGGTGATCTCCAGCATGGGCAAGAACGCCGAGCGCGAAAAGGTGATCGACTTCTCGACCGCCTACGCGCCCTTCTTCAACGGCGTGTTCGGCCCGGCCGACCTGTCGGTGAAGAGCGCCGCCGACCTGGCCGGCAAGACCATCGCCGTGACCCGCGGCTCGGTGGAAGACCTGGAGCTGACCAAGATCATCCCGGCCAACGCCACCGTGAAACGCTATGAAGACAACAACAGCACCATCAGCTCCTTCCTCTCCGGCCAGGTGCAACTGGTGGCGACCGGCAACGTGGTGGCCGCGGCCATCATCGCCAAGAACCCGCCCAAGAAGCCCGAGACCAAGTTCCTGATCAAGGACTCGCCGTGCTTCATCGGCCTGAACAAGGGTGAGAAGAAGCTGCAGGACAAGGTCGACGCCATCCTGGCCGACGCCAAGAAGGACGGCAGCCTGAACGCCATCTCGCAGAAGTGGCTGGGCCTGCCGCTGCCGGCTGGCCTGTAA
- a CDS encoding amino acid ABC transporter permease gives MAYQFDFLSTFEYGDIIVKGIQTTIELIAIGGVLGIAVGIFGAWARTQGPAWLKPIVSGYIEIIRNTPFLVQLFFIFFGLPSLNIHISEIQAAILAMVINLGAYSTEIIRAGVQAVPRGQIEAAASLSMSRMQIFRHIILRPALQKIWPALSSQVVIVMLGSAVCSQIAVEELSFAANFIQGRNFRAFEAYIVATLIYLVLSILLRQVLRLIGQYFITARRNA, from the coding sequence ATGGCTTATCAATTCGATTTCCTATCAACCTTCGAATACGGCGACATCATCGTCAAGGGGATCCAGACGACGATAGAGCTGATCGCCATCGGCGGCGTGCTCGGCATTGCGGTGGGCATCTTCGGCGCCTGGGCGCGCACGCAGGGACCGGCGTGGCTCAAGCCCATCGTCAGCGGCTATATCGAGATCATCCGAAATACGCCCTTCCTGGTGCAGCTGTTCTTCATCTTCTTCGGCTTGCCGTCCCTGAACATCCACATCAGCGAGATCCAGGCCGCGATCCTGGCCATGGTGATCAACCTGGGCGCCTACAGCACGGAGATCATCCGCGCCGGCGTGCAGGCTGTGCCGCGCGGGCAGATCGAGGCCGCGGCCTCGCTGTCGATGTCGCGCATGCAGATCTTCCGCCACATCATCCTGCGCCCGGCGCTGCAGAAGATCTGGCCGGCGCTGTCGTCGCAGGTGGTGATCGTCATGCTGGGTTCGGCGGTGTGCTCGCAGATCGCGGTGGAAGAACTCTCGTTCGCCGCCAACTTCATCCAGGGCCGCAACTTCCGCGCCTTCGAGGCCTACATCGTGGCCACGCTGATCTACCTGGTGCTGTCGATCCTGCTGCGCCAGGTGCTGCGCCTGATCGGCCAATACTTCATCACCGCCCGGAGGAACGCATGA
- a CDS encoding amino acid ABC transporter permease has protein sequence MISFTTWDIVRNLMLAWRWTILLTLVTFVLGGTLGLIILFMRTSRQAWLRQVARLYIELFQGTPLLMQLFLVFFGIALFGIEVPAWLAAGLALMCWSASYLAEIWRGCVEAVPKGQWEASSVLAMGYFQQMRHIVLPQAFRIAIAPTVGFGVQIIKSTAVTSIIGFVELSKAGTVITNATFRPFTVFAIVGVFYFVLCWPLSKYSQSLERKYNAAHRH, from the coding sequence ATGATCTCTTTCACCACCTGGGACATCGTCCGCAACCTGATGCTGGCGTGGCGCTGGACCATCCTGCTCACGCTGGTCACCTTCGTGCTCGGCGGCACGCTGGGCCTGATCATCCTGTTCATGCGCACCTCCCGCCAGGCCTGGCTGCGGCAAGTGGCGCGCCTGTACATCGAACTGTTCCAGGGCACGCCGCTGCTGATGCAACTGTTCCTGGTCTTCTTCGGCATCGCGCTGTTCGGCATCGAGGTGCCGGCCTGGCTGGCCGCCGGCCTGGCGCTGATGTGCTGGAGCGCCTCCTACCTGGCCGAGATCTGGCGCGGCTGCGTGGAAGCGGTGCCCAAGGGCCAGTGGGAAGCCTCCTCCGTGCTGGCCATGGGTTACTTCCAGCAGATGCGCCACATCGTGCTGCCCCAGGCCTTCCGCATCGCCATCGCCCCTACCGTGGGCTTCGGCGTGCAGATCATCAAGTCCACCGCGGTGACGTCGATCATCGGCTTCGTCGAGCTTTCCAAGGCCGGCACCGTGATCACCAACGCCACCTTCCGTCCCTTCACGGTGTTCGCCATCGTGGGCGTCTTTTACTTCGTGCTTTGCTGGCCGCTGTCCAAGTACAGCCAGTCTCTAGAAAGGAAATACAATGCCGCTCATCGCCATTGA
- a CDS encoding amino acid ABC transporter ATP-binding protein — protein sequence MPLIAIDNVKKRFGDNEVLKGISLDIEPGEVIAIIGKSGSGKSTLLRCINGLETIDEGNISVAGAKLGVTELELRNLRLKVGMIFQQFNLFPHLSVGRNVMIAPMIVKGTSEAEAMGIAKANLEKVGLGHKFDAFPDQLSGGQQQRVAIARALSMQPQALLCDEITSALDPELVNEVLAVVRGLAKEGMTLVMVTHEMRFAREVCNRLVFMHQGKVHEIGPPEEVFTNPKTPELQQFIGMTQGA from the coding sequence ATGCCGCTCATCGCCATTGATAACGTCAAGAAACGCTTCGGCGACAACGAAGTCCTCAAGGGCATCAGCCTGGACATCGAGCCCGGCGAGGTGATCGCCATCATCGGCAAGAGCGGCTCGGGCAAGTCCACCCTCCTACGCTGCATCAATGGCCTGGAGACCATCGACGAGGGCAACATCAGCGTGGCCGGCGCCAAGCTGGGCGTGACCGAACTGGAGCTGCGCAACCTGCGGCTGAAGGTGGGCATGATCTTCCAGCAGTTCAACCTGTTCCCGCACCTCTCGGTGGGCCGCAACGTGATGATCGCGCCGATGATCGTCAAGGGCACCTCGGAAGCCGAGGCCATGGGCATCGCCAAGGCCAACCTGGAAAAGGTCGGCCTGGGCCACAAGTTCGACGCCTTCCCCGACCAGCTCTCCGGCGGCCAGCAGCAGCGCGTGGCGATCGCCCGCGCGCTGTCGATGCAGCCGCAGGCGCTGCTGTGCGACGAGATCACCTCGGCGCTGGATCCCGAACTGGTCAACGAAGTGCTGGCCGTGGTGCGCGGCCTGGCCAAGGAAGGCATGACGCTGGTGATGGTGACGCACGAGATGCGCTTCGCGCGTGAAGTGTGCAACCGCCTGGTGTTCATGCACCAGGGCAAGGTGCACGAGATCGGGCCGCCGGAGGAAGTGTTCACCAATCCGAAGACGCCCGAGCTGCAGCAGTTCATCGGCATGACGCAGGGCGCGTAG
- a CDS encoding adenosine deaminase translates to MNSAVSSPSASGRALDGFIAGMPKTELHLHIEGTLEPELMFALAQRNQVQLPYASVEELRAAYNFSDLQSFLDLYYAGANVLRTEQDFYDMTAAYIARAQADNVRHAEIFFDPQTHTERGIPMATVFAGIAGALRDARRRDGFGSAMILSFLRHLSEEDAFATLEEALPLRDQYQDLWVGIGLDSSERGNPPEKFERVYARCRELGFRLVAHAGEEGPAAYVIGALDVLHVERIDHGVRSEEDPALMQRLARQRTPLTVCPLSNLKLCVVQDMAQHNIARLLDAGLAVTVNSDDPAYFGGYMTANYHAIARSLDLKREQVLQLARNGIEACFLSDEDKATLQQELEQYAAAH, encoded by the coding sequence ATGAACTCAGCAGTTTCTTCCCCTTCCGCGTCGGGCCGGGCCCTCGACGGTTTCATCGCCGGCATGCCCAAGACCGAGCTGCACCTGCACATCGAAGGCACGCTGGAGCCCGAGCTGATGTTCGCGCTGGCGCAGCGCAACCAGGTGCAGCTGCCCTACGCCTCGGTCGAGGAGCTGCGCGCGGCCTACAACTTCAGCGACCTGCAGTCCTTCCTCGACCTCTACTATGCCGGCGCCAACGTGCTGCGCACCGAGCAGGACTTCTACGACATGACCGCCGCCTATATCGCGCGCGCCCAGGCCGACAACGTGCGCCACGCGGAGATCTTCTTCGATCCGCAGACCCACACCGAACGCGGCATCCCGATGGCCACCGTGTTCGCCGGCATCGCCGGCGCGCTGCGCGACGCCCGCCGCCGCGACGGCTTCGGCAGCGCCATGATCCTCTCCTTCCTGCGCCACCTGTCGGAAGAAGATGCCTTCGCCACGCTGGAAGAGGCGCTGCCGCTGCGCGACCAGTACCAGGACCTGTGGGTCGGCATCGGCCTGGACTCCTCCGAGCGCGGCAATCCGCCGGAGAAGTTCGAACGCGTCTACGCGCGCTGCCGCGAACTGGGCTTCCGCCTGGTGGCCCACGCCGGCGAGGAAGGTCCCGCCGCCTACGTGATCGGCGCGCTCGATGTGCTGCATGTGGAGCGCATCGACCACGGCGTGCGCAGCGAGGAGGACCCGGCCCTGATGCAGCGCCTGGCGCGCCAGCGCACGCCGCTGACGGTCTGCCCGTTGTCCAACCTGAAGCTGTGCGTGGTGCAGGACATGGCCCAGCACAACATCGCCCGCCTGCTCGACGCCGGCCTGGCGGTCACCGTCAACTCGGACGACCCGGCCTACTTCGGCGGCTACATGACGGCCAACTATCACGCGATCGCGCGATCGCTCGACCTGAAACGCGAACAGGTGCTGCAACTGGCGCGCAACGGCATCGAGGCCTGCTTCCTCTCCGACGAGGACAAGGCCACGCTGCAGCAGGAGCTGGAGCAGTACGCCGCCGCGCACTGA
- a CDS encoding GntR family transcriptional regulator gives MNKTSKPGRAAAASPARAASRERPHESAVAVEERMYQDIYDAIMEHRLPPRTKLTEQTLCQIYDTARHTVRKVLSRLASEGMVDLEANRGAFIASPSHAEVRDMFELRNILEHAVLEKVGREAGTRQIAGLRRMVEEERESYLIGDRPRWIRLSAQFHLALAELTGNALLVETLRKLVSRTTLMIAKTEAPGHNACSFDEHETVLEALESGDVEAAQEHMAHHLHLCEDRVRPDADDQFDLRAVLGKGL, from the coding sequence ATGAACAAAACCAGCAAACCCGGCCGCGCGGCGGCCGCCTCCCCCGCACGCGCCGCGTCGCGCGAGCGGCCGCATGAAAGCGCGGTTGCCGTCGAGGAGCGCATGTACCAGGACATCTATGACGCCATCATGGAACACCGCCTGCCGCCGCGCACCAAGCTGACCGAACAGACGCTGTGCCAGATCTACGACACGGCGCGCCACACCGTGCGCAAGGTGCTCTCGCGCCTGGCCTCGGAGGGCATGGTCGACCTCGAAGCCAACCGCGGCGCCTTCATCGCCAGTCCCTCGCATGCCGAGGTGCGCGACATGTTCGAACTGCGCAATATCCTGGAACACGCGGTGCTGGAGAAGGTCGGCCGCGAAGCCGGCACGCGCCAGATCGCAGGCCTGCGGCGCATGGTGGAGGAAGAGCGCGAGTCCTACCTGATCGGCGACCGGCCCCGCTGGATCCGGCTGTCGGCGCAGTTCCACCTGGCGCTGGCCGAGCTGACCGGCAACGCGCTGCTGGTGGAGACGCTGCGCAAGCTGGTCTCGCGCACCACGTTGATGATCGCCAAGACCGAGGCACCGGGCCACAACGCCTGCTCCTTCGACGAGCACGAGACGGTGCTGGAAGCGCTGGAAAGCGGCGACGTCGAGGCCGCCCAGGAACATATGGCACACCACTTGCATTTGTGCGAAGACCGGGTGCGGCCGGATGCGGACGACCAGTTCGATCTGCGTGCCGTGCTCGGCAAGGGGCTGTAG